One region of Limnospira fusiformis SAG 85.79 genomic DNA includes:
- a CDS encoding fatty acyl-AMP ligase codes for MTAFQHPFDAATLMEILKGRAIHQPHQVAYKFLVDGETETISLTYQKLDRICRAIAAHLQSLSQPGERALLLYQPGIDYITAFFGCLYAGIVPIPAYPPRPNRSLSRIMGILEDADSHLALTTESVLPSLQRQFGEVWELQKLNWVATDKVAESCSDRYEDLSINPESLAFLQYTSGSTATPKGVMISHQNLMHNSGWIYEKFGHNQDSIGMIWLPPYHDMGLIGGIIQPLYGGFPVVLMSPLMFLQRPIRWLEAISRHGATTSGGSNFAYDLCVRRVTPDQIETLDLSSWDLAFNGAEPISHEVLEKFARTFASCGFNPQAFYPCYGMAEATLIVSGGDKTQLPTLKTIQASSLEQHQAIATNGHAENTRTVVGCGSSLEDQAIAIVDPSTGIPCEPGQVGEIWVSGPSIAQGYWNRPSETESIFSQYLATTGEGPFLRTGDLGFIENGELFITGRLKDVIIINGRNHYPQDIEWTVEQSHPLIRPSCAAGFSVDVGGEERLVVIAEVERYYWKRQSSPRRETSTNVSREESFSTKDLIQSIRRAVSQNHDLQVYSTLLLKPGTIPKTSSGKIQRHACRAGFLAGTLEVVED; via the coding sequence ATGACTGCTTTCCAACATCCGTTTGATGCAGCAACGTTAATGGAAATATTAAAGGGTCGAGCCATCCATCAACCCCATCAAGTTGCTTATAAATTTTTAGTGGATGGAGAAACTGAAACCATCAGTTTAACCTACCAAAAGTTAGACAGAATATGTCGAGCGATCGCCGCCCATCTCCAAAGCCTCAGCCAACCGGGAGAGAGAGCCTTACTACTATATCAACCGGGCATAGATTATATTACGGCATTTTTTGGCTGTTTGTATGCAGGTATAGTACCAATTCCGGCCTATCCGCCGCGCCCCAACCGCTCGCTGTCGAGGATTATGGGTATCTTAGAAGACGCGGACTCTCACCTAGCCCTAACCACAGAATCTGTGCTACCGAGTCTACAGCGGCAATTTGGGGAGGTTTGGGAACTACAGAAACTGAACTGGGTTGCCACAGATAAGGTAGCCGAAAGTTGCAGCGATCGCTATGAGGACCTAAGCATCAACCCGGAAAGTTTAGCGTTTCTCCAATATACATCAGGTTCAACGGCTACCCCCAAAGGGGTGATGATCAGCCACCAGAACCTGATGCACAATTCGGGCTGGATTTATGAGAAATTCGGTCACAACCAGGACAGCATAGGGATGATCTGGCTACCACCCTATCACGATATGGGGTTAATTGGGGGGATTATCCAGCCCCTATATGGAGGATTTCCGGTGGTGTTAATGTCTCCGCTAATGTTCCTCCAACGTCCTATCAGGTGGCTAGAAGCAATATCAAGACATGGTGCGACCACCAGCGGCGGGTCAAACTTTGCTTATGACTTGTGCGTGCGCCGAGTCACACCAGACCAAATAGAAACCCTAGACCTGAGTAGTTGGGATTTAGCATTTAATGGGGCGGAACCGATATCCCATGAAGTGTTAGAAAAATTTGCGCGGACGTTTGCTAGTTGTGGATTTAATCCCCAGGCTTTCTATCCCTGCTATGGTATGGCGGAGGCTACCCTAATCGTCAGTGGCGGCGATAAAACTCAACTACCGACGTTGAAAACGATTCAAGCATCATCCCTAGAACAACATCAGGCGATCGCCACCAACGGTCACGCCGAGAATACTCGCACAGTAGTAGGCTGTGGCTCAAGTTTGGAAGATCAGGCGATCGCCATTGTGGACCCATCCACGGGGATACCCTGTGAACCCGGACAGGTAGGAGAAATTTGGGTATCAGGACCAAGTATCGCCCAAGGTTACTGGAATCGACCATCAGAAACCGAGTCCATCTTTAGTCAATATCTAGCCACCACCGGAGAAGGACCATTTTTGCGGACTGGAGATTTAGGCTTCATCGAAAACGGCGAACTATTTATTACTGGTCGCCTGAAAGATGTAATTATCATTAACGGCCGCAACCATTATCCCCAAGACATAGAATGGACGGTTGAACAAAGTCACCCCTTAATCCGTCCTAGTTGTGCGGCGGGATTTTCCGTAGATGTGGGGGGGGAAGAAAGGTTAGTGGTGATTGCAGAAGTAGAACGCTACTATTGGAAACGGCAATCTAGTCCTCGTCGTGAAACCTCAACCAATGTTTCCAGGGAGGAATCCTTCAGCACTAAGGACCTAATTCAATCAATCCGGCGTGCGGTTTCCCAAAATCATGATTTGCAAGTTTATAGTACCCTGCTACTCAAACCTGGAACCATTCCCAAAACATCAAGTGGTAAGATCCAACGTCATGCTTGCCGTGCTGGTTTTCTAGCGGGGACTTTGGAGGTAGTCGAAGACTAA
- a CDS encoding DUF6464 family protein, giving the protein MNNLGMERMRLQSHRQIKRFIEHHEQRYNLLSKTVNKQATCKFNANSAFLLCAVNPTGCCSSCDHYQPK; this is encoded by the coding sequence ATGAACAACCTAGGTATGGAAAGAATGCGGCTACAGTCCCATCGACAAATCAAACGGTTTATAGAACATCACGAACAGCGTTATAACCTGCTATCAAAGACGGTTAATAAACAGGCGACCTGTAAATTTAACGCTAACTCGGCATTTTTGTTATGTGCTGTTAATCCTACAGGTTGCTGTTCTAGCTGTGATCATTATCAGCCTAAATAA
- a CDS encoding aminotransferase class I/II-fold pyridoxal phosphate-dependent enzyme has protein sequence MTNISDRTANLSPQQKRDLLAELLRQRATSQTLPDIPPEYYRFELYPEYLKIKQQQQEIAALGINNPFFAPQEGIASNTTIIDGRELINYATYNYLGMSGDPIVSQATKDAIDRYGTSASASRLLSGEKPIHRELEKAIANFIGTQDSIVYVGGHATNVTTVGHLFGQNDLILHDVLSHNSLLQGCLLSGATTIAFPHNDWESLHQILKDRRHRYRRTLILIEGIYSTDGDIPDLPRFIELKQQYKAFLMVDEAHSIGVLGQHGRGLSEHFGVDPNDVDLWMGTLSKSFASCGGYIAGSSALVEYLKYTAPGFVYSVGISPPNAASVLASINVLISEPERVQRLRDRGQLFLNLAKQHNLNTGTSKDSPIIPIIVGDSLASVQLSQNLFHRGINVPFMFYPSVPQNAARLRFFVTCQHTEEQIYQTVEILTEEIAQMAVS, from the coding sequence ATGACCAATATATCCGATCGCACCGCTAACCTTTCACCACAACAAAAACGGGATCTGCTTGCCGAATTGTTGCGCCAAAGAGCCACCAGCCAAACCTTACCAGATATTCCCCCGGAATACTATCGGTTTGAACTGTATCCAGAATACCTGAAAATTAAACAGCAACAGCAGGAAATTGCAGCCTTGGGCATTAATAACCCCTTCTTTGCCCCCCAAGAAGGTATCGCCAGCAATACCACGATTATTGACGGTCGTGAGTTGATTAACTATGCTACCTATAACTATTTGGGGATGTCTGGTGATCCGATAGTTTCCCAAGCTACGAAGGATGCTATAGACCGCTATGGTACATCGGCTTCCGCCAGCCGCCTGCTTTCGGGGGAAAAACCTATTCATCGGGAGTTAGAAAAGGCGATCGCCAATTTTATCGGCACCCAAGACAGCATCGTTTATGTTGGCGGTCATGCTACCAACGTCACCACCGTTGGCCACCTGTTTGGACAAAATGACCTGATCCTTCATGATGTCCTCAGCCATAATAGTCTATTACAAGGCTGTTTACTTTCGGGAGCCACTACTATTGCTTTTCCCCATAATGATTGGGAAAGCCTGCACCAAATTCTCAAAGACCGCCGCCACCGTTATAGACGCACTTTAATCCTGATAGAAGGCATTTATAGCACCGATGGTGATATTCCCGATCTACCCAGGTTTATTGAGTTAAAACAACAGTATAAAGCCTTTCTGATGGTGGATGAGGCCCATTCAATTGGGGTATTAGGTCAACATGGCCGAGGGCTTAGTGAACACTTTGGCGTTGACCCCAATGATGTAGATTTGTGGATGGGAACCCTTAGTAAATCTTTCGCCAGTTGTGGGGGATATATTGCGGGGTCTAGTGCTTTAGTGGAATACTTGAAATATACGGCCCCCGGTTTTGTCTACAGCGTGGGTATTTCGCCACCTAACGCGGCATCGGTTCTGGCTTCAATTAATGTGTTAATATCAGAACCAGAACGGGTGCAAAGACTACGCGATCGTGGTCAATTGTTCCTGAATCTCGCTAAACAACATAATCTCAACACAGGAACCAGCAAAGATTCGCCCATTATTCCGATTATTGTGGGCGATTCCCTGGCTTCTGTGCAACTGTCCCAAAATCTGTTTCATCGGGGTATTAACGTCCCATTTATGTTCTATCCTTCCGTTCCTCAAAATGCAGCCCGTCTGCGTTTTTTTGTTACCTGTCAGCATACGGAAGAACAAATTTATCAAACGGTGGAAATTCTCACCGAAGAAATTGCACAAATGGCGGTTTCTTAG
- a CDS encoding acyl carrier protein: MQVLNHSWNGKDIDQLGSQPKSPNSVGLSPDAEAIQGWLITQMAERLGLNPDDIDIDEDFANYGLNSIEAVNLSGDLENQFGRRLPPTLLWDYPTIKAIADYLAQDTTPKATTNSSGQSVSPQQAQQLLERLNQMSDAEVESLLNSMLSEQENH; the protein is encoded by the coding sequence GTGCAAGTGTTGAACCACTCTTGGAATGGAAAAGATATTGACCAACTGGGTAGCCAACCTAAATCGCCAAATTCTGTGGGTTTATCCCCTGATGCGGAAGCGATCCAAGGCTGGTTAATTACCCAAATGGCTGAGAGATTGGGGTTAAATCCAGATGACATTGATATTGATGAAGACTTTGCCAATTATGGCCTTAATTCTATTGAGGCGGTTAATTTATCTGGAGACCTGGAAAATCAATTTGGACGTAGACTTCCCCCGACGTTACTGTGGGATTATCCGACTATTAAGGCGATCGCTGATTATCTAGCCCAGGATACCACCCCTAAAGCGACAACCAACAGCAGTGGTCAGTCTGTGAGTCCACAACAGGCACAACAACTGCTAGAAAGACTCAATCAAATGTCCGATGCCGAGGTAGAGTCCCTGCTGAATTCAATGTTGTCTGAACAGGAAAATCATTAA
- a CDS encoding MFS transporter yields MQIFLRIWLGQIISVVGTYITDFALGVWAYQTTGSLTLFALIMVLAYLPNLLISPIAGVLVDRWNRRWVMLIADSTTGVTAIGMMILLQSGSLEIWHIYIAVSISSVANAFHIPAYMAAIAQIVPKQHLGRANGMVQISRALARILGPTIAGFLVEAVQLQGVLVFDFATYVLATIALLSVRLPDPKPVASSDRKTVNFERIWGEISSGWDYVAARPGLLGLMLFFAVIYLTEGMIQVLFWPIILSFASSSQLGIVLSISGCGMLFGSLVVSAWGGLKRQVNGILLFVALQGLCLCLGGFQPTLFLAAIGGFGYLFSQPIVISSNQTIWQCKVPQYLQGRVFALQGLFEKSLLVVTQLSVGPLVDGIFEPMMQPGGILADRVGHIIGMGPGRGSALLLCGVGIINIAAVIIAYRSPRLRRLEAEVPDAIAHSANVVSS; encoded by the coding sequence ATGCAAATCTTCTTGCGAATCTGGTTAGGACAAATTATCTCCGTAGTCGGCACATACATCACAGACTTCGCTTTAGGGGTGTGGGCTTATCAGACCACAGGTTCCCTAACCCTGTTTGCTCTGATCATGGTGTTAGCCTATCTACCCAATCTGCTAATTTCCCCTATAGCAGGGGTGCTAGTAGATCGGTGGAACCGACGTTGGGTGATGCTAATAGCTGATTCTACCACAGGTGTGACAGCAATAGGGATGATGATCCTGTTACAGTCCGGCAGCCTGGAAATTTGGCACATCTACATAGCCGTTAGCATCAGTTCCGTCGCTAACGCCTTCCATATTCCAGCTTACATGGCAGCGATCGCCCAAATTGTTCCCAAACAGCATTTAGGTCGAGCTAACGGCATGGTACAGATATCGCGGGCGCTGGCTAGAATTTTGGGTCCGACCATTGCCGGATTTTTAGTAGAAGCTGTCCAGTTGCAGGGGGTATTAGTCTTTGATTTTGCCACCTATGTACTAGCCACCATTGCTCTGCTGAGTGTGAGGCTTCCCGATCCGAAACCAGTCGCATCAAGCGATCGCAAAACCGTTAACTTTGAACGGATCTGGGGAGAAATTAGCTCCGGGTGGGATTATGTAGCCGCGCGTCCGGGACTGTTAGGGTTAATGCTATTTTTTGCAGTCATTTATCTAACAGAAGGAATGATCCAGGTTCTTTTCTGGCCGATTATTCTCAGTTTTGCATCTAGTTCCCAATTGGGGATAGTGTTATCTATTAGTGGTTGCGGGATGTTATTCGGTAGCCTAGTAGTCAGCGCCTGGGGAGGATTAAAACGCCAAGTTAATGGAATTCTGTTGTTTGTCGCCCTACAGGGACTCTGTTTATGTTTAGGAGGATTTCAACCTACCCTATTTTTAGCAGCTATTGGCGGATTTGGTTATCTATTCTCCCAGCCCATTGTCATCAGCAGCAACCAAACTATCTGGCAATGCAAAGTTCCCCAATATCTGCAAGGACGAGTTTTCGCTTTACAAGGGTTATTTGAAAAATCCTTGTTAGTCGTAACACAACTCAGCGTCGGACCTTTGGTTGATGGCATTTTTGAACCCATGATGCAGCCTGGGGGAATATTGGCAGATCGAGTCGGACATATTATCGGTATGGGACCCGGACGGGGAAGTGCTTTGCTTTTGTGTGGGGTCGGTATAATTAATATTGCTGCCGTCATTATTGCCTATCGCAGTCCTCGTCTCCGTCGTTTGGAAGCTGAGGTTCCTGATGCGATCGCTCATTCTGCTAATGTAGTTTCTAGTTAA
- a CDS encoding aspartyl/asparaginyl beta-hydroxylase domain-containing protein yields MTEVGLQSNFKDKLRNFLIYGIGEPILRGLETSIGKYSKIGDTAFFDAAKYPEHFQWVDLLERDWHLIRQEVDELLKYRDNLPNFQDISPDQAYNTSTDNLWKTYCLYGYGVKSAESCDRCPETTKIIQKIPGLKTAFFSILLPGKHIPEHRGPYKGVIRCLLGLKVPEPREKCRLRVGDEIRHWEEGKCMLFDDSFPHEAWNETDGIRVVLFLDIVRPLKFPWSAVNELLIKLIAASPYIQEATANQKKWNDRLDQVWQRDPQNSRQ; encoded by the coding sequence ATGACTGAGGTAGGGTTACAGAGCAATTTTAAAGATAAACTGCGAAATTTCTTAATTTATGGCATTGGCGAACCGATATTAAGAGGCTTAGAAACATCGATTGGTAAATATTCCAAAATTGGAGATACGGCATTTTTTGACGCTGCCAAATACCCGGAACATTTCCAATGGGTTGACCTGTTAGAAAGGGATTGGCATTTAATCCGCCAGGAGGTAGACGAACTGTTAAAATATCGGGATAATTTGCCTAATTTTCAGGATATTTCGCCGGATCAAGCCTATAATACGAGTACGGATAATTTATGGAAAACCTACTGTTTATATGGCTATGGAGTTAAATCTGCTGAAAGTTGTGATCGCTGTCCTGAGACCACCAAAATCATCCAAAAAATCCCAGGTTTAAAAACGGCATTTTTCTCTATATTACTGCCGGGCAAACATATCCCGGAACATCGGGGACCATACAAGGGGGTAATTCGGTGTTTGTTAGGTTTAAAAGTGCCGGAACCCCGGGAAAAGTGCCGTCTGCGAGTAGGGGATGAAATCCGGCATTGGGAAGAGGGAAAATGTATGTTATTTGACGATTCATTTCCCCATGAAGCGTGGAATGAAACGGATGGAATTAGGGTAGTGTTATTCTTGGATATTGTGCGACCTTTAAAGTTTCCTTGGTCGGCGGTTAATGAGTTATTGATTAAACTAATTGCGGCTTCTCCATACATTCAGGAAGCGACGGCGAATCAGAAAAAATGGAACGATCGCCTAGACCAAGTATGGCAGAGAGATCCACAAAATTCCCGACAGTAA
- a CDS encoding fatty acyl-AMP ligase, protein MGYASQMTEYQTLVDLLRDRAEKLRDQNAYTFLADGETESGRLTYRELDEQAKAIATEIRRHVPPGTHVLVVYPYTTGLEFIAAFFGCLYAGVVAVTDNPPRSSQGLGKLQERIELSNATIALTSKPLLSHIQGLLKKVPELAPKFEQLPWITTDSLNPKLGESWSPPDINPETLAFLQYTSGSTGTPKGVMVTHQNVLHNSEMIYQAFEHRGESQGLIWLPLFHDMGLIGGVIQPLYGGFPVTLMSPVALVQKPMNWLKAISRYQATTSGGPNFAYDLLWRQATPSEIKKLDLSSWEVAFSGAEPVRAETLENFAKTFAECGFRRSAFYPCYGMAETTLFISGGRKADLPVIRYVDRTALEENKVVAVESDHRSAKAVVGCGHGWLGDEIVIANPETLTRCAEGEVGEIWLRGAGIGLGYWNNPEESDRTFKAKLGNQGGFLRTGDLGFLENGELFITGRIKEMMILWGRNHYPQHIEQTLETCHDQLRPGCGAAFSIEVEGEERLVIAYEVQRQFLRKLNVEEVIGAIRHAIADQHLADVFAVVLLKTGTLPKTTSGKVQRQVCGRQFLAGTLEVVGQWQCQELQQSNISDLVRREQVNS, encoded by the coding sequence ATGGGATATGCAAGCCAAATGACTGAGTATCAAACGTTAGTAGACCTACTGCGCGATCGCGCCGAAAAATTAAGAGACCAAAACGCCTATACATTTTTAGCGGACGGAGAAACGGAGTCGGGGCGCTTAACCTATAGGGAACTAGACGAACAAGCGAAAGCGATCGCCACAGAAATTCGTCGCCACGTCCCCCCCGGAACCCATGTATTAGTAGTGTATCCCTACACCACCGGACTAGAATTTATCGCGGCTTTTTTTGGGTGTCTGTATGCGGGGGTAGTAGCGGTAACGGATAACCCACCCCGGTCTAGCCAAGGATTAGGAAAACTGCAAGAACGCATCGAATTATCAAACGCTACAATAGCCCTAACCAGTAAACCCTTGTTATCCCATATACAAGGACTATTAAAAAAAGTGCCGGAATTAGCGCCCAAATTCGAGCAACTCCCCTGGATAACTACAGACAGTCTAAACCCGAAGCTAGGAGAGTCCTGGTCTCCCCCAGACATCAACCCGGAAACCCTAGCATTTCTGCAATATACTTCGGGTTCTACGGGAACACCAAAAGGAGTAATGGTGACTCACCAAAACGTCCTACACAACTCGGAAATGATTTATCAAGCCTTTGAACACAGGGGGGAAAGTCAAGGCTTGATCTGGCTACCCCTATTCCACGATATGGGACTTATTGGGGGAGTCATTCAACCGCTATATGGTGGTTTTCCGGTAACGTTAATGTCTCCGGTGGCGCTAGTACAGAAACCCATGAACTGGTTAAAAGCCATATCTCGGTACCAAGCGACGACCAGCGGCGGGCCGAATTTTGCCTATGATTTACTGTGGCGACAGGCGACCCCTAGTGAGATCAAAAAATTGGATTTAAGTAGCTGGGAGGTGGCATTTTCTGGGGCTGAACCTGTCCGCGCCGAAACTTTAGAGAATTTTGCCAAAACGTTCGCGGAGTGTGGTTTTCGACGATCGGCTTTTTATCCCTGTTATGGTATGGCGGAGACGACTTTATTTATTTCTGGGGGTCGAAAAGCAGATCTTCCGGTGATTCGCTATGTCGATCGCACGGCTTTGGAGGAAAATAAGGTGGTAGCTGTGGAGAGTGATCATCGGTCGGCGAAAGCTGTGGTTGGCTGTGGTCATGGTTGGCTAGGGGATGAAATTGTCATTGCTAACCCGGAAACCCTAACCCGTTGTGCTGAGGGAGAAGTAGGGGAAATTTGGCTGCGCGGCGCGGGTATTGGTTTGGGTTATTGGAATAACCCAGAGGAAAGCGATCGCACGTTTAAGGCTAAATTAGGTAATCAGGGTGGGTTTCTGAGGACGGGTGATCTGGGGTTTTTGGAGAATGGGGAATTATTTATTACGGGTAGGATTAAGGAGATGATGATTCTCTGGGGTCGCAACCATTATCCCCAACATATTGAACAAACTTTAGAAACCTGTCATGATCAGTTACGTCCGGGCTGTGGGGCGGCTTTTTCGATTGAAGTGGAGGGGGAAGAACGTCTGGTCATCGCCTACGAGGTACAACGGCAATTTCTGCGAAAGCTGAATGTCGAGGAGGTTATTGGCGCTATCCGTCATGCGATCGCTGATCAGCATCTAGCGGATGTTTTTGCGGTAGTATTACTGAAAACTGGAACTCTCCCGAAAACTACCAGCGGTAAGGTCCAACGCCAAGTCTGTGGCCGTCAGTTTCTCGCGGGAACTCTGGAGGTGGTCGGACAATGGCAATGTCAGGAGTTGCAACAAAGCAATATTTCTGACCTGGTGCGCCGGGAACAAGTTAACAGTTAA
- a CDS encoding B12-binding domain-containing radical SAM protein has product MRVLLVYPIFPKSFWSFEKTLDLVDCKALLPPLGLITVAAILPQEWEFKLVDRNVRAVTEAEWEWAELVILSAMIVQKNDFLDQIQEAKKRGKIVAVGGPFPTALPHEAEKMGADFLVLDEGEITLPMFVAALERGETSGILRAANGEKPDVTTTPIPRFDLLEKQAYDMMALQFSRGCPFQCEFCDIIVLYGRKPRTKAPEQLLAELDRLLELGFTQTIFLVDDNFIGNKRNVKLLLPALKEWMEKNNYPFRMMTEASVDLAQDQELMNMMVEANFYAVFLGIETPDEGSLALTKKFQNTRNSLVDAVDNITRSGLRVMAGFIIGFDGEKSGAGDRIIQFVETTAIPVAMFSMLQVLPNTGLWHRLKKEGRLLEASETANINQTTLMNFIPTRPIEEIAQEYIDGFWKLYDPQVFLDRTHRYYLKLGAPRRQKAGGRTLSWKTIKALSILIWRQGVVRKTRWTFWIYLLDIIRKNPDVVEMYLVMCAHFEHFYDYRQEVRQQIESQLAEYVKKKQELELVKVA; this is encoded by the coding sequence ATGAGAGTCTTACTGGTTTATCCAATTTTCCCAAAAAGTTTTTGGTCTTTTGAAAAAACCTTAGATTTAGTCGATTGCAAGGCTCTATTACCGCCTTTGGGTTTAATCACAGTAGCGGCTATTCTCCCCCAAGAATGGGAATTTAAGCTGGTCGATCGCAATGTGCGAGCCGTCACGGAAGCAGAATGGGAATGGGCAGAATTAGTGATTTTGTCCGCCATGATTGTTCAAAAAAATGACTTCCTCGACCAAATTCAGGAAGCCAAAAAACGCGGCAAAATTGTAGCAGTTGGGGGTCCTTTCCCGACCGCACTACCCCACGAAGCTGAAAAAATGGGGGCTGATTTTCTAGTGTTAGATGAGGGAGAAATTACCCTCCCTATGTTTGTAGCAGCCCTGGAAAGAGGGGAAACAAGTGGGATATTACGCGCCGCTAATGGCGAAAAACCTGATGTAACTACTACCCCAATTCCTAGGTTTGATTTGTTGGAAAAACAAGCCTATGATATGATGGCTTTGCAATTCTCCAGAGGCTGCCCGTTTCAGTGCGAATTCTGTGATATTATTGTGTTATATGGTCGCAAACCTCGCACCAAAGCACCGGAACAGTTACTGGCGGAACTGGATCGCCTCCTAGAACTAGGATTTACTCAAACTATCTTTTTGGTTGATGATAACTTCATTGGGAATAAACGCAATGTCAAATTGCTGCTTCCGGCGTTGAAAGAATGGATGGAAAAAAATAACTATCCCTTCCGTATGATGACAGAAGCATCAGTTGATCTCGCCCAAGACCAAGAATTAATGAACATGATGGTAGAGGCTAATTTCTATGCGGTTTTCCTGGGAATTGAAACCCCGGACGAAGGTAGTCTCGCGCTGACTAAAAAATTCCAAAATACCCGTAATTCCCTAGTTGATGCTGTGGATAATATTACTAGGTCTGGACTGCGGGTAATGGCTGGTTTTATTATTGGCTTTGATGGTGAAAAGTCTGGGGCTGGCGATCGCATTATCCAATTTGTAGAAACTACGGCTATTCCAGTGGCTATGTTTAGTATGCTACAGGTTCTCCCTAATACAGGATTATGGCATCGTTTAAAGAAAGAAGGGAGACTGCTGGAAGCATCAGAAACCGCCAATATTAACCAGACTACTCTGATGAATTTTATTCCTACTCGTCCCATTGAGGAAATTGCACAGGAATATATAGACGGTTTTTGGAAACTCTACGATCCGCAAGTGTTTCTCGATCGCACTCACCGCTATTATCTGAAACTAGGCGCACCTCGTCGCCAAAAAGCTGGGGGAAGAACCCTAAGCTGGAAAACTATAAAAGCCTTGTCAATTCTGATATGGCGACAGGGAGTAGTCCGTAAGACTCGCTGGACTTTTTGGATTTATCTACTGGATATTATCCGCAAAAACCCGGATGTGGTGGAAATGTATCTAGTCATGTGCGCTCACTTTGAACACTTCTACGACTACCGCCAAGAAGTGCGCCAGCAAATCGAATCACAACTGGCTGAATATGTCAAGAAAAAACAGGAGTTAGAATTGGTAAAAGTAGCTTAA